The Mesobacillus jeotgali genome window below encodes:
- a CDS encoding methyltransferase, translating into MDKVLVEVFIPASEKSYDVFLPLESKLHEVVYLLAGTMTELSQGYFSATHDTILCDRKTGTILNINQTVEEVGLMNGAKLMLI; encoded by the coding sequence ATGGATAAGGTGCTAGTAGAGGTCTTCATCCCCGCCTCTGAAAAATCATACGACGTCTTCCTGCCGCTCGAAAGCAAACTGCACGAAGTCGTCTACCTGCTCGCCGGCACCATGACCGAACTGTCACAAGGATACTTCTCAGCAACACACGACACCATCCTCTGTGACCGCAAAACCGGCACCATCCTGAACATCAACCAGACTGTCGAAGAAGTTGGGTTGATGAACGGGGCGAAGTTGATGTTGATTTAG
- the essC gene encoding type VII secretion protein EssC: MILTLFDRNRVFDLVLPERVTGRYILNTEDEENNPVDMLAVEAVEGQWYLKSNKNAYLKDNANEIQSKVLIEPFKTYSIHRSDHQSALVYVEPQTADRNEFTKHIATTNSIKIGRSQESQICFSNKLVSSSHCVIEYSSNGKAVIKDFNSSNGTYVNGERIREKELAVGDVIFIMGLKIIFNGRLLSLNNPHKSVFLDRNAFNSFIAEKPVVEKELNLDEIHIEEENDQLFYRSPRFKRDIEETTIKIDPPPPQPNIDETPLMLLLGPSITMGMASLFTGLLVLQNVMSTDGDIMRAMPTLVMSISMMIGTVLWPILTKKYEKKRRIKLEGIRQEKYSKYLAEMKQVIEDECKHQSEILFENHVTLENCLTRIKRRQRNLWERGIGQNDFLKVRLGIGDLPLNAEIKYPEKRFMLEDDNLQDELYQIVEKPQILKDVPVTVDLTEERISGIIGRREEVKKFVQGLIFQLTSLHSYDELKLVFIYDEHEHDTWNFVKWLPHVWDDGKAIRFVATDANEIKELSAYFEKEVSARQALDEEDLAEIEQHYVVFSMSKSLASKAEMINQILKEKKNIRFSLVTLYDELKNLPKECTNVIELDKSFSKIYDKDDISGKYVGFNADSYLEEDAEELAVKLANIQLNTSQKAYTLPDMLTFLEMFGVGKIEHLNALTKWKENNPVHTIQTQIGVDTQGDPFMIDLHEKYHGPHGLIAGMTGSGKSEFIMTFILSLAVNYHPDEIAFILIDYKGGGMANAFEDLPHLAGTITNLDGAAVNRSLISIQSELKRRQAIFSETSRVVDQSNIDIYKYQKLYREGRVKEPLQHLFIISDEFAELKAQQPEFMEQLVSAARIGRSLGVHLILATQKPSGVVDDQIWSNSKFRISLKVQEKADSMEVIKRPDAAELKQTGRFYLQVGFNELFELGQSAWAGAPYYPSDRVEKHKDDSVVVIDDLGRVIKNARIDKRKSKVKNPPKQIDEITEYLARMAEQENIKVRQLWLEPIPELIYVDKLKKKYDVIQQGFALNPIIGEYDDPANQRQMVMRMPITQDGNAVIYGIAGSGKTTFLTTMLYSLMEEHTPNEVNFYLLDFGSETLAWFREAPHVGDVMLSHESEKIHNLFKMLTGEIERRKKLLSNYGGDFITYNEMSGESLPSIVVAIHNYAAFSEMFEELEEGISFLTREGLKYGIYFIVTAINTGAIRYRLLQNFKQMYVLQLNDQSEYSGVLGNTDGVYPSKSKGRGIFKSDTTYEFQTAHITSDIDNMYSFITDYCIGQRDTWTQPAATRVPILPEKVDLDYLRDEARNMSSNKVPVGIEKNSLKTAYFDFLGNYVNVVTAAQNDQCSDFMQGAAEVFNASEGRELIVIDPNEHIKAGRTQDYKYISEASQLEDIIVYLFNTLVHRNNTTKDAIEAGEQPPVFGNITCIIDSFTDLMMYLSPDGQDKLKVFLEKGNGLNVNLIISDSADKLSSISFEAWFKQHVSLSDFIWSGNGITDQYVMKLGKVTNDMYQEIPPGFGYVVKKGKPTLVKLLSSVESMQEEVAYHG, from the coding sequence TTGATTCTCACACTTTTTGACCGGAATCGGGTATTCGATCTCGTTTTGCCTGAACGAGTCACAGGAAGGTACATACTGAATACGGAAGATGAAGAAAACAACCCGGTCGATATGCTGGCAGTTGAAGCGGTAGAAGGCCAGTGGTACCTGAAATCCAATAAAAATGCATATTTAAAGGATAACGCCAACGAAATACAATCAAAGGTCCTCATTGAACCATTCAAAACATATAGCATTCACCGCAGCGATCATCAATCCGCTTTAGTCTATGTCGAGCCGCAAACAGCAGACCGTAATGAATTCACTAAACATATTGCAACCACCAATTCCATTAAAATCGGCCGTTCGCAGGAAAGCCAGATTTGTTTTTCGAACAAACTGGTATCGAGTTCCCACTGCGTCATCGAGTACAGCAGCAATGGCAAGGCTGTCATCAAGGATTTCAACAGTTCCAACGGTACATATGTCAATGGAGAAAGAATCAGGGAAAAGGAACTGGCTGTTGGTGACGTCATTTTCATCATGGGTCTTAAAATTATTTTCAACGGCCGTCTATTGTCGCTGAACAATCCGCATAAGTCGGTATTCCTCGACCGGAACGCATTCAATTCATTCATTGCAGAAAAACCTGTGGTCGAAAAAGAACTCAACCTAGATGAAATACATATTGAAGAAGAAAATGATCAACTTTTTTACCGTTCGCCGCGCTTCAAGCGTGATATTGAAGAAACAACCATTAAAATCGATCCGCCGCCGCCGCAGCCAAATATTGATGAAACACCGCTGATGCTTCTGTTGGGACCATCAATCACGATGGGGATGGCTTCCCTGTTCACAGGCCTTTTAGTATTGCAAAACGTAATGAGCACTGACGGGGATATCATGAGGGCGATGCCAACGCTTGTGATGTCAATCAGCATGATGATCGGAACCGTACTCTGGCCGATTTTAACAAAGAAATATGAAAAAAAGCGCCGCATCAAGCTTGAGGGCATCCGCCAGGAAAAATATTCGAAATACCTGGCGGAAATGAAGCAAGTAATTGAGGATGAGTGCAAGCACCAGAGCGAGATCCTGTTTGAAAACCACGTTACCCTTGAAAACTGCCTGACAAGAATCAAGCGTCGCCAGCGCAATCTCTGGGAGCGCGGCATCGGGCAGAATGATTTCCTTAAAGTACGCCTGGGTATTGGAGACCTGCCGCTGAACGCGGAAATCAAGTATCCTGAAAAACGCTTTATGCTTGAGGATGACAATCTTCAGGATGAGCTTTATCAGATCGTAGAGAAGCCGCAGATATTGAAGGATGTGCCGGTCACTGTCGACCTGACGGAGGAACGGATCAGCGGAATCATTGGCAGAAGGGAAGAAGTGAAGAAATTTGTCCAGGGTCTGATATTCCAGCTGACATCATTGCATAGCTATGACGAGTTAAAGCTAGTGTTCATTTACGATGAACATGAGCATGATACATGGAATTTCGTGAAATGGCTGCCGCATGTCTGGGATGATGGCAAGGCAATCCGCTTCGTCGCCACAGATGCCAATGAAATCAAAGAGCTTTCAGCTTATTTTGAAAAAGAAGTCAGTGCACGGCAGGCGCTTGATGAGGAAGACCTTGCGGAAATCGAACAGCATTATGTCGTGTTCTCGATGAGCAAGAGCCTCGCTTCAAAGGCCGAGATGATCAATCAGATTTTAAAAGAAAAGAAGAATATCAGATTCAGCCTGGTCACTCTCTATGACGAGCTGAAAAACCTTCCAAAGGAATGTACGAATGTCATTGAACTCGACAAGAGTTTTTCGAAAATCTATGACAAGGACGATATTTCCGGGAAATATGTAGGTTTCAACGCAGACAGCTATCTGGAGGAGGATGCGGAAGAGCTGGCGGTGAAATTGGCCAATATCCAGCTCAATACCTCACAGAAAGCCTATACCCTGCCTGATATGCTGACATTCCTGGAAATGTTTGGCGTGGGTAAGATTGAACATCTGAATGCACTGACCAAGTGGAAGGAAAACAATCCCGTTCATACGATCCAGACGCAAATCGGTGTCGATACGCAGGGCGATCCATTCATGATCGATCTGCATGAAAAGTACCATGGTCCGCACGGATTGATTGCCGGGATGACCGGTTCGGGTAAAAGTGAATTCATCATGACGTTCATTTTGTCGCTTGCGGTCAATTATCATCCGGACGAAATTGCGTTCATCCTGATTGACTATAAAGGAGGTGGCATGGCGAATGCTTTCGAAGACCTGCCGCATCTGGCTGGGACGATCACGAACCTCGATGGAGCCGCGGTCAACCGTTCATTAATCTCGATCCAGAGTGAGCTGAAGCGCCGGCAGGCCATTTTTAGCGAAACAAGCCGGGTCGTTGACCAGAGTAATATTGATATTTATAAATATCAGAAGTTATATCGCGAAGGCAGGGTAAAAGAGCCGCTCCAGCATTTGTTCATTATTTCCGACGAGTTTGCCGAATTGAAGGCGCAGCAGCCTGAGTTCATGGAGCAGCTTGTCAGTGCCGCGCGTATTGGCCGAAGCCTTGGAGTCCACCTGATCCTGGCGACACAGAAGCCATCAGGTGTCGTCGACGACCAGATCTGGAGCAACAGTAAATTCCGTATTAGCTTAAAGGTGCAAGAAAAAGCAGACAGTATGGAAGTCATCAAACGCCCTGATGCTGCGGAACTTAAGCAAACTGGACGCTTCTATCTCCAGGTCGGCTTCAATGAATTATTCGAACTTGGGCAATCGGCATGGGCTGGCGCACCTTATTATCCATCCGACAGAGTCGAAAAGCATAAAGATGACAGTGTCGTAGTGATCGATGATCTCGGCCGCGTCATTAAAAATGCCCGAATCGATAAGCGTAAATCCAAGGTGAAGAATCCGCCGAAGCAAATCGATGAAATTACGGAATACCTGGCGAGAATGGCAGAGCAGGAGAACATCAAGGTCCGCCAGCTGTGGCTTGAGCCGATTCCTGAACTCATCTACGTTGATAAATTGAAGAAGAAGTATGACGTTATCCAGCAAGGTTTTGCGTTGAACCCGATTATCGGTGAATACGATGATCCGGCGAACCAGAGGCAAATGGTCATGCGCATGCCAATCACTCAGGACGGAAACGCTGTGATCTACGGCATAGCCGGCAGCGGAAAGACAACATTCCTGACAACGATGCTGTACTCACTAATGGAAGAACACACGCCGAACGAAGTGAATTTTTACCTTCTTGACTTCGGTTCCGAAACGCTTGCCTGGTTCCGTGAAGCACCGCATGTCGGCGATGTCATGCTGTCGCATGAAAGCGAGAAGATCCACAATCTGTTTAAGATGCTGACAGGTGAGATTGAGCGGAGGAAGAAGCTGCTTTCGAATTACGGCGGCGATTTTATCACCTACAACGAGATGTCGGGTGAGAGCCTGCCATCGATTGTTGTGGCGATCCACAATTACGCGGCGTTCTCCGAAATGTTCGAGGAGCTGGAGGAAGGCATTTCGTTCTTGACGCGTGAAGGCCTGAAGTATGGCATTTATTTCATCGTCACCGCAATCAATACGGGGGCGATACGCTATAGGCTGCTGCAGAACTTCAAGCAGATGTATGTGCTCCAGCTGAATGACCAGAGTGAATACTCGGGCGTATTGGGCAATACAGACGGAGTGTATCCATCCAAATCGAAGGGGCGCGGCATTTTTAAGAGTGATACGACATATGAATTCCAGACGGCTCATATCACAAGCGATATTGACAATATGTACAGTTTCATCACCGATTATTGCATAGGCCAGCGAGATACATGGACGCAGCCGGCCGCAACGCGAGTGCCGATTCTTCCTGAAAAAGTGGATCTTGACTACTTGCGTGATGAAGCAAGGAATATGAGCAGCAATAAAGTGCCGGTCGGAATCGAGAAAAATTCCTTGAAGACTGCCTACTTCGATTTCCTTGGCAACTATGTGAATGTGGTGACTGCCGCGCAGAATGATCAATGTTCGGATTTCATGCAGGGTGCTGCTGAAGTTTTCAATGCATCTGAAGGCAGGGAGCTGATTGTCATCGACCCTAATGAGCACATCAAGGCGGGCCGCACGCAGGATTATAAGTACATTTCCGAGGCGTCACAACTTGAAGATATCATCGTCTACCTGTTCAACACGCTCGTGCACCGCAACAATACGACGAAGGATGCCATCGAGGCAGGTGAACAGCCGCCAGTGTTCGGAAACATCACCTGTATCATCGATTCCTTCACTGATCTGATGATGTATCTGTCACCGGACGGACAGGATAAACTCAAGGTCTTCCTTGAAAAAGGCAATGGCCTCAACGTGAATCTGATCATTTCCGACAGTGCCGATAAGCTGAGCTCGATTTCCTTTGAAGCCTGGTTCAAACAGCACGTATCGCTTAGCGATTTCATCTGGTCAGGCAATGGCATAACAGATCAGTATGTCATGAAGCTCGGCAAGGTAACAAACGATATGTACCAGGAAATCCCGCCAGGCTTCGGCTATGTCGTCAAAAAAGGAAAACCAACACTCGTGAAGCTGTTATCCTCAGTAGAAAGCATGCAAGAGGAGGTAGCGTACCATGGATAA